In Rubrivirga marina, the following are encoded in one genomic region:
- a CDS encoding aminotransferase class V-fold PLP-dependent enzyme, producing MDRRSFVARSGLALGALPLAAAPALASRPAPPRAFDPTDWESVRDQFPLTRDRVHMATFLLASHPRPVAEAIARHRDAFDRDPAHYWEEHFMTAEWEQREAVADYLDSDPALIALTDSTTMGLGLVYGTLRLGEGDEVLTTPHDHYSTIYALKHRQARDGITVRRVALYDDPAATDPDEVVGRMLAGVTDRTRVVGVTWAHSSTGVKLPIARMAAALGDVNVGRDEADRVLLVVDGVHAFGIEDETAPSLGADVLIAGTHKWMFGPRGTGIVHATREAWRRMTPVIPSFGPDVGVWLGVVPPDVVTPGDTFTPGGFHSFEHRWALGEAFRFHQRIGKDRIEARIHGLNTQAKDALAGMRHVRLLTPRSPELSAGIITFEVKGHGAEAVVAHLHERGITGSSSPYPVSYPRIAPGALNSPAEVERTVAAIAELG from the coding sequence GACTGGGAGAGCGTCCGCGACCAGTTCCCGCTCACGCGCGACCGGGTCCACATGGCGACGTTCCTACTCGCCAGCCACCCCCGGCCCGTCGCCGAGGCGATCGCCCGGCACCGCGACGCGTTCGACCGCGACCCCGCACACTACTGGGAAGAGCACTTCATGACGGCCGAGTGGGAACAGCGCGAGGCCGTCGCCGACTACCTCGACTCGGACCCGGCGCTCATCGCCCTCACCGACAGCACGACGATGGGGCTGGGCCTCGTCTACGGCACGCTCCGCCTCGGCGAAGGCGACGAGGTCCTCACGACGCCGCACGACCACTACTCGACGATCTACGCGCTGAAGCACCGCCAGGCGCGCGACGGCATCACGGTCCGGCGCGTGGCTCTCTACGACGACCCGGCCGCGACGGACCCCGACGAGGTCGTCGGGCGGATGCTCGCCGGCGTCACCGACCGGACGCGCGTCGTGGGCGTCACGTGGGCCCACTCCTCGACCGGCGTCAAGCTCCCCATCGCGCGGATGGCCGCCGCGCTCGGCGACGTCAACGTGGGCCGCGACGAGGCCGACCGCGTCCTCCTCGTGGTCGACGGCGTCCACGCGTTCGGGATCGAGGACGAGACGGCGCCCTCGCTCGGCGCCGACGTGCTCATCGCCGGCACGCACAAGTGGATGTTCGGCCCGCGCGGGACGGGCATCGTCCACGCGACGCGCGAGGCGTGGCGTCGGATGACGCCCGTGATCCCGAGCTTCGGCCCGGACGTCGGCGTGTGGCTGGGGGTCGTGCCCCCGGACGTGGTGACGCCGGGCGACACCTTCACGCCAGGCGGGTTCCACTCGTTCGAGCACCGGTGGGCGCTCGGCGAGGCGTTCCGGTTCCATCAGCGGATCGGGAAGGACCGGATCGAGGCGCGGATCCACGGGCTCAACACCCAGGCCAAGGACGCGCTGGCCGGGATGCGCCACGTCCGCCTCCTCACGCCGCGGTCGCCGGAGCTCTCGGCCGGCATCATCACGTTCGAGGTGAAGGGGCATGGGGCAGAGGCGGTCGTCGCGCACCTCCACGAGCGCGGCATCACGGGGAGTTCGAGCCCGTACCCCGTCTCCTATCCCCGGATCGCACCGGGCGCGCTCAACTCTCCGGCCGAGGTTGAGCGGACGGTCGCCGCGATCGCGGAGTTGGGGTAG
- a CDS encoding DUF2911 domain-containing protein, with protein sequence MRTLLLAALAALSASPALAQHDHAQHAPEVGDPHAVAEAFVVTGLRVDEADPPAGSGVGRAGLRYEDGGYVSVVHGKPYARGRQVWGGLVGYDTVWAAGAHRATELATTVPLLVGGTRVEPGVYALFVTPRADRWTLHVNRVAGQHLADEYDAAADLATVDAAPSTPGTPAEGLTWSFSGDGQSLTLAWADRAAAFPISRAP encoded by the coding sequence ATGCGCACGCTCCTCCTCGCCGCGCTGGCCGCGCTCTCTGCCAGCCCCGCCCTCGCCCAGCACGACCACGCCCAGCACGCCCCCGAGGTGGGCGATCCGCACGCCGTCGCCGAGGCGTTCGTCGTCACCGGCCTCCGCGTCGACGAAGCCGATCCCCCGGCGGGCAGCGGTGTCGGCCGTGCCGGGCTCCGATACGAGGACGGCGGCTACGTGTCGGTCGTCCACGGGAAGCCGTATGCGCGGGGGCGCCAGGTCTGGGGCGGCCTCGTCGGCTACGATACCGTCTGGGCGGCTGGCGCTCACCGCGCGACGGAGCTCGCGACGACGGTCCCGCTCCTCGTCGGCGGCACGCGCGTCGAGCCCGGCGTCTACGCCCTCTTCGTCACGCCCCGCGCCGACCGGTGGACGCTCCACGTCAACCGCGTCGCGGGCCAGCACCTCGCCGACGAATACGACGCAGCCGCCGACCTCGCCACCGTCGACGCTGCACCGTCGACGCCCGGAACGCCGGCCGAGGGTCTGACGTGGAGTTTTTCCGGCGACGGCCAGTCCCTCACGCTCGCCTGGGCCGACCGCGCCGCCGCGTTCCCGATCTCCCGCGCCCCTTGA
- a CDS encoding alpha/beta hydrolase, whose translation MPGPHDDQPLLHAGASLADASAAVVLVHGRGDSAQGILGLAREFDRPDVAYLAPQAAGGAWYPNSFLAPLEANEPGLSSGIAAVLRAVAEAEAAGIPRERVVLGGFSQGACLAAETAARNAGRWGGVFALSGGLLGTGPGPADVPRLRGMGGSYAEKAFDYSGDFEGTPVFLGCSDVDPHIPLVRVETTAAVYARLGAEVDARVYPGIGHTIVHDEILAINNITEYL comes from the coding sequence ATGCCCGGCCCCCACGACGACCAGCCCCTCCTCCACGCCGGCGCCTCTCTCGCGGACGCCTCCGCCGCCGTCGTCCTCGTCCACGGCCGCGGCGACAGCGCGCAGGGCATCCTGGGCCTCGCGCGCGAGTTCGACCGGCCCGACGTCGCGTATCTCGCGCCGCAGGCGGCGGGCGGCGCGTGGTACCCGAACAGCTTCCTCGCCCCGCTCGAAGCCAACGAGCCCGGCCTCTCGTCCGGCATCGCCGCGGTCCTCCGGGCGGTCGCCGAGGCGGAGGCGGCCGGGATCCCACGCGAGCGGGTCGTGCTCGGCGGGTTCAGCCAGGGCGCATGTCTCGCGGCGGAGACGGCGGCGCGAAATGCCGGCCGCTGGGGCGGCGTGTTCGCACTCAGCGGCGGCCTCCTCGGCACCGGCCCGGGGCCGGCCGACGTGCCCCGCCTGCGGGGCATGGGCGGCTCCTACGCCGAAAAGGCGTTCGACTACAGCGGCGACTTCGAGGGCACGCCCGTCTTCCTCGGCTGCTCCGACGTCGACCCGCACATTCCCCTTGTCCGCGTCGAGACGACCGCCGCCGTCTATGCCCGCCTCGGCGCCGAGGTGGACGCCCGCGTGTACCCAGGCATCGGGCACACGATCGTCCATGATGAGATTTTGGCCATCAATAATATTACTGAATACTTGTAA
- a CDS encoding protein kinase domain-containing protein — MTKAGLGLWSGTLDVVRSVRYSSPVVDAPAHTFGAATLLGERVGPYRVLGELGRGGMGVVYRAEDTRLGRQVALKFLPAGRRDETATARLLVEARAAATLDHPNVCTVYEVAETDAGRPYIALACYEGETLAERLARGPVVAEEAVRIARGVAAGVAAAHARGIVHRDLKPSNVFLCEDGTPKVLDFGIAKVPDVSLTRTGETAGTLEYAAPEQARGRVDARSDVWSLGVVLYEMLTGRTPFVAPYGAAVLYAVLHEEPAPPSAHADVPPEVDAVVMRCLAKDPDRRYADAAALGDALVGVSRSDAPVSPAAEVVGMAAWVGWLRQSRRAVAVAALALVGLLGLGLWTSRASARPTLPASIHLAVLPPTPQPDGPDARAFAEGLAEELANGVRKMAQPDREMSVESVADVREHRVTTPQQAGTVLGVNLVLTGTLWRDEDRLSLTLALVSTDRRSRILDTETVEIGRAEESSIRGRALLAIAEMLEFEISDATAARLTIGTDDPEAQNFYFQGLSFLQRDREVEDVDRAIVLFQQAVVSDTAFAEAYARLGEAYLAKYVASRDTALVGLASRAAERARVLDGDNGEVLVTLSQLALATGQDRLAIRRARDALALDSTAEALRALADAQVSASDYEQAEATLQALVRRDPVSWSGFFHLGSFYYGQLRLDDARVQFERVIDLARANYQGYSGLGAVQLSTGDYDGARVAFERVLELRPSHPSALENLTTILLYQGDHKEAVRRYSEILASDSLDHETWRNLASAYWETGERAQWTRAMRGALRQVERGLAVNPNDPTLLVARAVYRHSLGNSEGARQDALSAVRLAPSDPEVQFESARVFGFLGDRKSVATALRAAKEAGHTFTGIRGDPAFDGMREVVRAIH; from the coding sequence ATGACAAAAGCGGGCCTCGGCCTATGGTCGGGGACGCTTGACGTCGTACGTTCGGTCAGATATTCGTCCCCCGTCGTGGACGCACCGGCTCACACTTTCGGCGCGGCGACCCTGCTCGGCGAGCGGGTGGGACCGTATCGGGTTCTCGGGGAGTTGGGGCGCGGCGGGATGGGCGTTGTCTACCGGGCGGAGGACACGCGCCTGGGCCGTCAGGTCGCGCTCAAGTTCCTCCCGGCGGGCCGCCGGGACGAGACCGCGACGGCCCGGCTGCTCGTCGAGGCCCGGGCCGCCGCGACGCTCGACCACCCCAACGTGTGCACCGTCTACGAGGTGGCCGAGACGGACGCCGGGCGGCCGTACATCGCGCTGGCGTGCTACGAGGGCGAGACGCTCGCCGAGCGGCTGGCGCGCGGCCCGGTGGTCGCCGAGGAGGCCGTCCGCATCGCGCGCGGCGTCGCGGCCGGCGTCGCCGCTGCCCACGCCCGCGGCATCGTCCACCGCGACCTCAAGCCGTCGAACGTGTTCCTGTGTGAGGACGGCACGCCGAAGGTGCTCGACTTCGGGATCGCCAAGGTGCCCGACGTGTCCCTGACGCGGACCGGCGAGACGGCCGGGACGCTGGAGTACGCCGCCCCCGAGCAGGCCCGGGGCCGCGTGGACGCACGCTCCGACGTGTGGTCCCTCGGCGTGGTCCTCTACGAGATGCTAACCGGCCGGACCCCCTTCGTAGCGCCCTACGGAGCGGCCGTCCTCTACGCCGTCCTCCACGAGGAGCCCGCGCCCCCAAGCGCCCACGCCGACGTGCCACCCGAGGTGGACGCGGTCGTGATGCGGTGCCTCGCGAAAGACCCCGACCGCCGGTACGCCGACGCCGCGGCGCTGGGCGACGCGCTCGTCGGCGTTTCTCGTTCGGACGCGCCGGTCTCCCCAGCCGCCGAGGTGGTCGGCATGGCCGCGTGGGTCGGCTGGCTCCGCCAGTCGCGGCGCGCGGTGGCGGTCGCGGCGCTGGCGCTCGTGGGACTGCTCGGCCTGGGGCTGTGGACGTCGCGCGCGTCGGCGCGCCCAACGCTGCCGGCGTCGATCCATCTCGCCGTGCTCCCTCCGACGCCCCAGCCCGATGGGCCGGACGCGCGGGCGTTCGCCGAGGGACTCGCGGAGGAACTGGCAAACGGCGTCCGGAAGATGGCACAGCCCGACCGGGAGATGTCTGTGGAGTCGGTCGCCGACGTGCGCGAGCACCGTGTGACCACGCCCCAGCAGGCCGGGACGGTGCTCGGCGTCAACCTCGTGCTCACCGGTACCCTCTGGCGCGACGAGGACCGGCTCTCTCTCACGCTGGCCCTCGTGTCGACGGACCGGCGGTCCCGAATTTTGGACACGGAGACCGTCGAGATAGGCCGTGCGGAGGAGAGCAGCATCCGGGGCCGCGCGCTCCTGGCGATCGCCGAGATGCTGGAGTTCGAGATCTCGGACGCCACTGCCGCGCGTCTCACGATCGGCACCGATGACCCCGAGGCACAGAACTTCTATTTCCAAGGCCTGAGCTTTCTGCAGCGTGACCGCGAGGTCGAGGACGTCGACCGAGCCATCGTCCTGTTCCAACAGGCCGTCGTGTCGGATACGGCGTTTGCAGAAGCTTACGCCCGGTTGGGTGAGGCGTACCTCGCCAAGTACGTCGCCTCGCGCGACACGGCACTAGTCGGGTTGGCGAGCCGGGCTGCCGAGCGCGCTCGAGTCCTAGATGGGGACAACGGCGAGGTTCTCGTCACACTGTCCCAGTTGGCGCTCGCGACGGGGCAGGATCGCCTCGCCATACGTCGTGCCCGTGACGCGCTTGCCCTCGACTCGACGGCGGAGGCCCTGCGAGCGCTCGCAGATGCACAAGTCTCCGCCTCAGACTATGAGCAGGCCGAGGCTACACTTCAAGCTCTAGTCCGGCGGGACCCGGTGTCATGGTCGGGTTTCTTTCATCTCGGTTCGTTCTACTACGGCCAACTCCGGCTCGACGATGCCCGTGTCCAGTTCGAGCGTGTCATCGACTTGGCGCGTGCCAACTACCAGGGGTACTCGGGGTTGGGCGCCGTTCAATTATCGACGGGCGACTACGACGGCGCGCGGGTAGCTTTCGAGCGAGTTCTCGAACTGCGGCCCAGCCACCCGTCGGCTCTGGAGAATCTGACAACCATCTTGCTCTACCAGGGGGACCACAAAGAAGCAGTTCGCCGCTACAGCGAGATTCTGGCGAGCGACAGCTTAGACCATGAGACGTGGCGCAACCTTGCTTCGGCGTACTGGGAGACTGGAGAGCGCGCTCAGTGGACTCGGGCTATGCGGGGTGCGCTCCGCCAAGTCGAGCGGGGCCTCGCCGTGAACCCCAACGACCCTACACTGCTTGTCGCGCGCGCCGTGTACCGCCACAGCCTAGGAAACTCGGAAGGCGCTCGACAGGACGCTCTATCGGCGGTTCGACTTGCGCCCTCAGATCCGGAAGTTCAGTTTGAGTCCGCGCGCGTGTTCGGTTTCCTAGGGGACCGAAAAAGCGTAGCTACTGCTCTGAGAGCCGCGAAAGAAGCAGGACACACCTTCACCGGGATTCGGGGCGATCCTGCATTCGATGGGATGCGAGAGGTCGTTCGAGCCATCCATTAG
- a CDS encoding cation:proton antiporter codes for MPFVLAAGAVPPFLVEVVAIVAAAALVAYVSQRVGLVPIVGFLLAGVLIGPSGLGVVTDPELIDAAAEVGVLLLLFTIGIEFSLDKLQKIQRLIFVGGGLQVGLTTLLVAGLCLAFGVGWRPAIFTGFLVALSSTAIVTKLLGDRGETNTEVGQGAVGLLIFQDLAVILMVLLVPALGGEGVTGLDLGIALGTAAAIIVFVLVVARRILPPLLEHVARRCSPELFLLTVIAICFGTAYAVGLAGVSISLGAFLAGLVVSQSRFSEHALSEILPLQILFSATFFVSVGLLLDLGFLVNNLGLVLGALAVVALVKLATTFVAVRAVGRAAPAAAATALWLAQVGEFSFVLERSGREVGLAPLGSDAIGGPLFIAATVISMALTPVAAPYAGRMAAGLRRMTSDATPEPTEAEAVEAAGHFSDLENHTIVAGYGDAARKLVHVLEGSGVPFAVVTLSPEGAREAEESGLRVLRGDYAKRHILEAVGLQRAKMLVVPDDNPAMTHRVVSVARALSPTTRIVASVPSLHDAEELVEAGADRAIATEFEAVVGLFDDVLRRYQVAPAEILRHEETLRRGSYEAFDADVMDTPAVRCELAADCFSTRTVTIRTGARAAGQSLAALQLDERLLHVTQVSRDGDVTREPGGGFVLRAGDEVLFGGTPQALIDAGDLFRVTDGRTPALPAPPPMPTQRADWIDTSAPVHLDPDPDAGCTHLDHVHDVTPGTQGCEECLERGDRWVHLRVCLECGHVGCCDSSPNKHATKHYHRTGHPVVRSIEPGETWGWCYEDEVML; via the coding sequence ATGCCGTTCGTCCTCGCCGCCGGCGCCGTCCCCCCGTTCCTCGTCGAGGTCGTGGCCATCGTGGCCGCGGCGGCGCTCGTGGCCTACGTCAGCCAGCGGGTCGGCCTTGTGCCCATCGTGGGCTTCCTGCTGGCGGGCGTGCTGATCGGGCCGAGCGGGCTGGGCGTCGTGACCGACCCGGAGCTGATCGATGCGGCGGCCGAGGTCGGCGTCTTGCTCCTCCTGTTCACGATCGGGATCGAGTTCTCGCTCGACAAGCTCCAGAAGATCCAGCGGCTCATCTTCGTCGGCGGCGGGCTCCAGGTCGGGCTGACGACCCTGCTCGTGGCCGGGCTGTGCCTCGCGTTCGGCGTCGGCTGGCGACCGGCGATCTTCACGGGCTTCCTCGTCGCCCTGAGTTCGACGGCCATCGTGACGAAGCTGCTCGGCGACCGGGGCGAGACGAACACCGAGGTGGGCCAGGGCGCGGTCGGGCTGCTGATCTTCCAGGACCTCGCCGTGATCCTGATGGTCCTCCTCGTGCCCGCGCTCGGCGGCGAGGGCGTGACGGGCCTCGACCTCGGGATCGCGCTGGGCACGGCCGCGGCGATCATCGTGTTCGTCCTCGTCGTCGCCCGGCGGATCCTGCCGCCGCTGTTGGAGCACGTCGCGCGGAGGTGCTCGCCGGAGCTCTTCCTGCTGACCGTCATCGCGATCTGCTTCGGGACGGCCTACGCGGTCGGGCTGGCGGGCGTGTCGATCTCGCTGGGCGCGTTCCTGGCGGGCCTCGTCGTGAGCCAGAGCCGGTTCTCGGAGCACGCGCTGTCGGAGATCCTCCCGCTCCAGATCCTGTTCTCGGCGACGTTCTTCGTGTCGGTCGGCCTCCTCCTCGACCTCGGCTTCCTGGTGAACAACCTCGGCCTCGTGCTCGGCGCGCTCGCGGTCGTCGCGCTCGTGAAGCTGGCGACGACGTTCGTGGCGGTCCGCGCGGTCGGAAGGGCGGCGCCAGCGGCGGCGGCGACGGCGCTGTGGCTGGCGCAGGTCGGCGAGTTCTCGTTCGTGTTGGAGCGGTCGGGCCGCGAGGTTGGCCTCGCGCCGCTCGGGTCGGACGCCATCGGCGGCCCGCTCTTCATCGCGGCGACCGTCATCTCGATGGCGCTCACGCCGGTCGCCGCGCCCTACGCCGGGCGGATGGCGGCCGGGCTCCGGCGGATGACCTCCGACGCCACGCCCGAGCCGACCGAGGCGGAGGCGGTCGAGGCGGCCGGCCATTTTTCGGACCTCGAGAACCACACGATCGTGGCCGGCTACGGCGACGCCGCGCGGAAGCTGGTCCACGTCCTCGAGGGCTCGGGCGTCCCGTTCGCCGTCGTCACGCTTTCGCCGGAGGGCGCTCGGGAGGCGGAGGAATCGGGGCTCCGCGTCCTCCGCGGCGACTACGCCAAGCGCCACATCCTCGAGGCCGTCGGGCTCCAGCGCGCGAAGATGCTCGTCGTCCCGGACGACAACCCGGCCATGACGCACCGCGTGGTGTCCGTCGCCCGGGCCCTCAGCCCGACGACCCGGATCGTCGCATCGGTCCCGTCGCTGCACGACGCCGAGGAGTTGGTCGAAGCCGGCGCAGATCGGGCCATCGCGACCGAGTTCGAGGCCGTCGTCGGCCTGTTCGACGACGTCCTCCGGCGCTACCAGGTGGCGCCGGCCGAGATCCTCCGCCACGAGGAGACGCTCCGCCGGGGGAGCTACGAGGCGTTCGACGCCGACGTCATGGACACGCCGGCCGTCCGCTGCGAGCTCGCCGCCGACTGTTTCTCCACGCGCACCGTCACGATCCGCACCGGCGCCCGCGCCGCCGGTCAGTCCCTCGCCGCCCTCCAGCTCGACGAGCGGCTCCTCCACGTCACCCAGGTCTCGCGCGACGGCGACGTGACGCGCGAGCCGGGCGGCGGCTTCGTCCTCCGGGCCGGCGACGAGGTCCTCTTCGGCGGCACGCCGCAGGCGCTCATCGACGCCGGGGACCTCTTCCGCGTCACCGACGGTCGGACGCCCGCCCTCCCCGCCCCGCCGCCCATGCCCACGCAGCGCGCCGACTGGATCGACACCTCGGCCCCGGTCCACCTCGACCCCGACCCCGACGCCGGGTGCACCCACCTCGACCACGTCCACGACGTGACGCCCGGGACCCAGGGGTGCGAGGAGTGCCTGGAGCGCGGCGACCGGTGGGTCCACCTCCGCGTGTGCCTCGAATGCGGCCACGTCGGCTGCTGCGACTCATCGCCCAACAAGCACGCGACGAAGCACTACCACCGGACGGGCCACCCCGTCGTGCGGAGCATCGAGCCGGGCGAGACGTGGGGCTGGTGCTACGAAGACGAGGTGATGCTGTAG
- a CDS encoding sensor histidine kinase — MGPLASLSNGTTPAQRLAALVLTPVGRDAELVGRVLTDDDLEVVSLPDAPGLCTSVGRPDAGAVVLTGEALSLPGIEVLAEALAGEPDWSELPFVLFVDAGWSAGDYLGLTGLLGGRRHVTVLERPIQPVAFRSVVRLAVEARRQQLRVRDLLDRVQRFNAELQDRVDEQTAALRDRAHQVESLARSLSEAELRERERVAQLLHDDVQQTLYGLKIHVDLLSRAAGGADGLGDRVEGYVDEAINQTRLLATELHPPSLFDDGVGAALGWVADYARQRYGLTVHLDVTSAGTMPSHGVRSLLTRVARELLFNVVKHAGTGEAWVRAWCDAEGCHLSVRDEGEGFDDHDSADATGLGLSELRHRLGLAGGQLEVDSVPHQGTTVTAVLPLADA, encoded by the coding sequence ATGGGGCCCCTCGCATCACTTAGCAACGGCACGACGCCGGCCCAGCGGCTGGCGGCCCTCGTCCTTACCCCGGTCGGCCGCGACGCGGAGCTCGTGGGGCGCGTGCTGACCGACGACGACCTCGAGGTCGTGTCGCTGCCCGACGCGCCCGGCCTCTGCACGTCCGTCGGCCGGCCCGACGCGGGCGCCGTCGTGCTGACGGGCGAGGCGCTCTCGCTGCCCGGCATCGAGGTGCTCGCCGAGGCCCTGGCCGGCGAGCCCGACTGGTCCGAGCTCCCGTTCGTCCTGTTCGTCGACGCGGGGTGGAGCGCCGGCGACTACCTCGGGCTGACCGGCCTGCTGGGCGGGCGCCGGCATGTGACCGTGCTCGAGCGGCCGATCCAGCCGGTCGCGTTCCGGTCGGTCGTCCGGCTCGCCGTCGAGGCCCGCCGCCAGCAGCTCCGCGTGCGCGACCTCCTCGACCGCGTCCAGCGGTTCAACGCCGAGCTCCAAGACCGCGTGGACGAGCAGACGGCCGCGCTCCGGGACCGCGCCCATCAGGTCGAGTCTCTCGCCCGGTCGCTCTCCGAGGCCGAGCTCCGAGAGCGCGAGCGGGTCGCCCAGCTGCTCCACGACGACGTCCAGCAGACGCTCTACGGCCTCAAGATCCACGTCGACCTCCTGTCGCGGGCGGCCGGCGGGGCCGACGGCCTCGGCGACCGCGTCGAGGGCTACGTCGACGAGGCCATCAACCAGACGCGCCTGCTCGCCACCGAGCTCCACCCGCCGTCGCTCTTCGACGACGGCGTCGGCGCCGCGCTCGGCTGGGTCGCGGACTACGCCCGCCAGCGCTACGGCCTGACCGTCCACCTCGACGTGACGTCGGCCGGGACGATGCCGTCGCACGGAGTCCGGTCGCTGCTTACGCGCGTCGCCCGCGAGCTCCTGTTCAACGTCGTCAAGCACGCCGGGACCGGGGAGGCGTGGGTCCGGGCGTGGTGCGACGCGGAGGGCTGCCACCTCTCGGTCCGCGACGAGGGCGAGGGGTTCGACGACCACGACTCCGCGGACGCGACCGGCCTGGGCCTGAGCGAGCTCCGCCACCGCCTCGGCCTGGCCGGCGGCCAACTCGAGGTCGACTCGGTGCCCCACCAAGGGACGACCGTGACCGCCGTGCTCCCGCTGGCCGACGCGTAG
- a CDS encoding ATPase domain-containing protein has product MSSRVSSGVPGFDVLLGGGFPAGRMYLLEGRPGTGKTTFALHFCRAAVEAGERVLYVTLSQRRDELLAIADSHGWDLEGVDVLDVESGGLDLHASDHTLFPAGDVDLVDLMDTVLGAVGSVRPARLVLDSAAELRLLSGDGLRSRRRFLALKHALGQRDVTTLLLDDYSASDGDSAVYSIMHGVVRLERDAPQYGQVYRRLQIPKIRGVDHPTGYHDFRILHGGLEVYPSLTMRLKDEGADERAEAGEVGASRSSRIDGLDAMLDGGLDPGASCVVVGVSGTGKSSLAASYAVAAAEGGAPAAIYTFDERKRTLLDRMEGLGYDLRSMGDVLQVQELSASIMTTGRFIDRVHRDVEAGVRLVVIDSLTGFTHACPGADRAASQLHDLLAYLGGRGVVTLLTVPEHGLLGDATAPQIDISYVADTVLLLQHYEARGEIRKAIAVVKRRRGGHDRRVRQFVMSDDGMAVGDAITDYQGVLTGLAAFVDGTSL; this is encoded by the coding sequence GTGTCCTCTCGTGTTTCGTCCGGCGTTCCGGGGTTCGACGTGCTGCTCGGCGGTGGCTTTCCTGCCGGGCGGATGTACCTCCTCGAAGGTCGACCCGGGACCGGCAAGACCACGTTCGCGCTCCACTTCTGCCGCGCCGCCGTCGAGGCGGGCGAGCGCGTCCTGTACGTCACGCTGTCGCAGCGTCGCGACGAGCTCCTCGCCATCGCCGACTCGCACGGGTGGGACCTCGAGGGCGTCGACGTGCTCGACGTGGAGTCCGGCGGGCTCGACCTCCACGCCTCCGACCACACGCTCTTCCCCGCCGGCGACGTCGACCTCGTGGACCTGATGGACACCGTCCTGGGCGCCGTCGGGTCGGTCCGGCCGGCCCGGCTCGTCCTCGACTCGGCCGCCGAGCTCCGCCTGCTGTCGGGCGACGGGCTCCGGAGCCGCCGCCGGTTCCTCGCGCTCAAGCACGCGCTCGGCCAGCGTGACGTGACCACGCTCCTCCTCGACGACTACAGCGCCAGCGACGGCGACAGCGCGGTGTACTCGATCATGCACGGCGTCGTCCGGCTCGAGCGCGACGCGCCCCAGTACGGGCAGGTCTACCGCCGGCTCCAGATCCCCAAGATCCGCGGCGTCGACCACCCGACGGGGTACCACGACTTCCGGATCCTGCACGGCGGGCTCGAGGTGTACCCGAGCCTCACGATGCGGCTGAAGGACGAGGGCGCCGACGAACGGGCCGAGGCGGGCGAGGTGGGGGCCTCGCGGTCGAGCCGGATCGACGGCCTCGACGCGATGCTGGACGGGGGGCTCGACCCCGGCGCGTCGTGCGTCGTCGTCGGCGTCTCGGGGACCGGCAAGTCGTCGCTGGCGGCCTCCTACGCCGTGGCCGCCGCCGAGGGCGGGGCGCCGGCGGCGATCTACACCTTCGACGAGCGGAAGCGGACGCTCCTCGACCGGATGGAGGGCCTGGGGTACGACCTCCGGTCGATGGGGGACGTGCTCCAGGTCCAGGAGCTCAGCGCCTCGATCATGACCACCGGCCGGTTCATCGACCGCGTCCACCGTGACGTCGAGGCGGGCGTCCGGCTCGTCGTCATCGACAGCCTGACGGGCTTCACGCACGCCTGCCCCGGCGCCGACCGCGCAGCGAGCCAGCTCCACGACCTCCTGGCCTACCTCGGCGGGCGAGGCGTCGTCACGCTCCTGACGGTCCCCGAGCACGGGCTTCTCGGTGACGCGACGGCGCCCCAGATCGACATCAGCTACGTCGCCGACACGGTCCTCCTGCTCCAGCACTACGAGGCTCGCGGCGAGATCCGCAAGGCCATCGCCGTGGTCAAGCGGCGGCGCGGCGGGCACGACCGGCGCGTCCGCCAGTTCGTGATGAGCGACGACGGGATGGCCGTCGGCGACGCGATCACCGACTACCAGGGCGTCCTGACCGGCCTCGCGGCCTTCGTGGACGGGACGTCTCTCTAG